One Capsicum annuum cultivar UCD-10X-F1 chromosome 2, UCD10Xv1.1, whole genome shotgun sequence genomic window carries:
- the LOC107859670 gene encoding nijmegen breakage syndrome 1 protein, translated as MVWGLFPIDPLPGEDNYYFFNKGTYKVGRKGCDVIVNKDKGVSRIHAEILIDEMVSLGHSLKKPSNILSKVRIKDCSKYGTFLNRNLDSMEKVHEFPNKETMLKDGDLVSFGTGNATYRFSYESFIFFICSPKNSKTNQLITKKVSSIGASITKKWSLDCSHVLVDDSFPLNKDLIDAIVARKPLIQYSWVELIAEKNICTDIPSCSSHAPNLMLEGVSVKVVDPQSRECCLKGYTFLLEPENKYKFEGRLQSLLEVGGADISSAEMVSEKNGNDRVVCVVPAGSCSSKCFSNHSSLPWVSEIDLVSAVLSGYLDPSRITSPPVLVTSSCSTDETVVADSDAETESAKSDNIAAAFCSIESSDHDSKGRTSTHKLESVEYSNDDKCSVQIVIPRDKVSMRDTSPSSTKPAKHDGGHIQHDDATIHEPEGGYIRRLDVKSDNTVAKEDSTDGQESGKSDIVYSQDLIVKDSIMSLPVSSTNGGAKNFKCFRKANAPSQNSFAIFIPFSKHPYQESDFKDENVAESIKEEKKRKQMEAIAEDLFNSEKGRKRGVAGALHGLFARR; from the exons ATGGTTTGGGGGCTTTTTCCTATTGACCCACTTCCAG GTGAAGATAATTACTATTTCTTCAATAAAGGTACATATAAAGTGGGTCGAAAAG GATGTGATGTCATTGTCAACAAGGATAAAGGAGTTTCTAGGATTCATGCAGAGATTTTAATAGATGAGATGGTTTCGTTGGGTCATTCATTGAAGAAACCGTCAAATATTTTGTCTAAAGTACGTATAAAAGACTGCTCAAAGTATGGTACATTCCTCAACAGGAATCTGGATTCGATGGAGAAAGTTCATGAGTTTCCAAATAAAGAAACAATGCTTAAGGATGGAGATCTAGTTTCATTTGGAACTGGTAATGCAACTTACAG ATTCTCTTACGAGTCCTTCATATTTTTCATTTGCTCCCCAAAGAATTCAAAGACAAATCAACTTATTACAAAGAAGGTGTCATCAATAG GGGCCAGTATAACTAAGAAGTGGAGTTTGGATTGCTCACATGTGCTTGTAGATGATTCCTTTCCACTGAATAAGGATCTGATTGATGCTATTGTCGCTAGAAAACCCTTGATTCAATATAGTTGGGTTGAG CTAATTGCAGAAAAAAATATTTGCACCGATATTCCAAGCTGCAGTTC TCATGCACCAAACTTGATGCTGGAAGGAGTGTCCGTGAAAGTGGTGGATCCTCAGTCGCGGGAGTGTTGTTTGAAAGGATATACTTTTTTGCTGGAACCAGAAAACAAG TATAAATTTGAGGGAAGGTTGCAGTCCTTACTGGAAGTTGGGGGTGCCGATATTTCTTCTGCTGAAATG GTCTCAGAGAAAAATGGAAATGACCGTGTGGTATGTGTAGTTCCAGCAGGATCATGCAGCTCTAAGTGTTTTTCTAACCATAGTTCCTTGCCTTGGGTGAGTGAGATAGATCTGGTTTCTGCGGTTCTATCTGGATATCTGGATCCTTCTCGTATCACATCGCCACCGG TTCTCGTTACGTCTTCTTGCTCCACAGATGAGACAGTGGTTGCAGACTCAGATGCAGAAACAGAAAGTGCAAAGTCAGATAACATTGCTGCTGCTTTCTGTTCAATAGAATCTTCAGACCATGACAGCAAGGGAAGAACTTCTACACACAAATTAGAATCTGTTGAATATTCTAACGATGATAAGTGTTCTGTTCAAATAGTTATACCTAGGGATAAGGTATCCATGAGGGACACGTCTCCCAGTTCAACAAAGCCTGCTAAACATGATGGAGGTCACATACAACATGATGATGCTACCATCCATGAACCTGAAGGTGGTTACATCAGGCGCCTAGATGTCAAAAGTGATAATACAGTGGCAAAAGAAGATAGCACTGATGGGCAGGAAAGTGGGAAGTCGGACATCGTATATAGCCAAGATTTGATTGTTAAAGATTCCATCATGTCATTACCAGTCTCTTCAACAAATGGTGGAGCTAAAAATTTTAAGTGCTTCCGTAAG GCAAATGCTCCATCCCAGAATAGCTTTGCAATCTTCATACCGTTCTCCAAGCATCCATATCA AGAATCTGATTTTAAGGATGAGAACGTTGCTGAATctattaaagaagagaaaaaaagaaaacagatGGAAGCTATTGCCGAGGACCTGTTTAACAGTGAAAAG GGAAGAAAACGTGGTGTAGCTGGTGCCCTGCATGGGTTGTTTGCTCGTAGATAA
- the LOC107859671 gene encoding protein ROOT PRIMORDIUM DEFECTIVE 1 — protein MLAHLLQKLNGHKPPTAAAAATTVLLRRKTTSAEYVSSRNRDPTFEKLMDKYKNLFKVIAIQDLILGATTNAAVPAGVSVDFLNRLSQRLHLNRGATHFLRKYPHIFHIFHHPTKLQPYCTLTENALKISRQEATAINDTLPVVVNRLVRLLSISVTKTLPLRAIFKVFRELGLPDDFEDSVILKKSDLFALVDSGNEPNTHSLKFAGDNIPKGELVAAVDNWRVLECCKEDIGVDRNEILYSFKHSYPPGMKLRRSFKAKVKEWQQLKYVGPYEEVEIGEKRKNKIGMMEMEKRAVGIVHEFLSLTVEKMVEVEKISHFRKWFGIDLNIRDLFLDHPGIFYLSTKGYRHTVFLREAYERGCLIEPNPVYEARRKLLDLVILGRRGLSRGHPEPRGVSQGEDGFTEEVKTDSDED, from the coding sequence ATGCTGGCCCATCTCCTCCAAAAACTAAATGGCCACAAACCACCCACCGCCGCCGCCGCCGCTACCACCGTCCTCCTCCGCCGTAAAACCACGTCAGCTGAATACGTATCCTCAAGAAACCGAGACCCCACTTTCGAAAAACTCATGGACAAGTACAAAAACCTCTTCAAAGTCATCGCTATTCAAGACCTCATCCTCGGCGCAACCACCAACGCCGCCGTACCCGCCGGCGTCTCCGTCGACTTCCTCAACCGTCTATCCCAGCGCCTCCATCTCAACCGAGGCGCCACCCATTTCCTCCGTAAGTACCCCCACATCTTCCACATTTTCCATCACCCTACTAAATTACAACCTTATTGTACACTTACCGAAAATGCCCTCAAAATCAGCCGACAAGAAGCTACAGCTATTAATGATACTTTACCAGTTGTAGTGAACCGCTTGGTGCGTTTGTTGTCTATTTCAGTGACTAAGACATTGCCCCTTAGAGCCATTTTTAAGGTTTTTAGGGAACTTGGGTTGCCTGATGATTTTGAGGATAGTGTAATCTTGAAAAAATCGGATCTTTTTGCACTTGTTGATAGCGGGAATGAACCAAACACCCATTCGTTGAAATTTGCTGGTGATAATATACCAAAGGGGGAGTTAGTTGCTGCTGTTGATAATTGGAGGGTATTGGAATGTTGTAAAGAGGATATTGGGGTTGATAGGAATGAAATTTTGTATAGTTTTAAGCATAGTTATCCACCAGGGATGAAGTTGAGGAGGAGTTTTAAGGCAAAGGTTAAAGAATGGCAACAGTTGAAGTACGTGGGGCCGTATGAGGAAGTGGAGATTGGAGAGAAGAGGAAAAATAAGATTGGGATGATGGAGATGGAGAAGAGAGCTGTTGGTATTGTGCACGAGTTTTTGAGTTTGACAGTTGAGAAAATGGTTGAGGTAGAGAAGATTAGTCATTTTAGGAAGTGGTTTGGGATTGATTTGAATATAAGGGACTTGTTTTTGGATCATCCTGGGATATTTTATTTATCAACGAAAGGGTATAGGCATACAGTTTTTTTGAGGGAGGCTTATGAAAGGGGATGCTTGATTGAACCAAATCCGGTGTATGAGGCTAGGAGGAAGCTTCTTGACCTAGTTATTTTGGGACGACGAGGGTTGTCTAGAGGTCATCCTGAGCCAAGAGGTGTTAGCCAGGGGGAAGATGGTTTCACGGAGGAGGTGAAGACTGATTCAGATGAAGATTGA
- the LOC107859672 gene encoding uncharacterized protein LOC107859672, which produces MEQAKKELEILETEYPNKFEYLKLELRSFISFLESDSLPSSSYVDTQESSSNRKRKTGSSGSREEPRKKQQRAVQDTAGCTKRSRIDVVMERAQACLQKIQRFKTSNK; this is translated from the exons ATGGAACAAGCAAAAAAAGAACTGGAAATTCTGGAAACTGAGTATCCAAACAAGTTTGAGTATCTCAAGTTGGAGCTAAGAtccttcatctcttttcttgaaTCTGACTCTCTTCCTTCTTCATCCTATGTTGATACTCAAG AGTCATCAAGCAACAGGAAGAGGAAAACTGGAAGCTCTGGTAGTCGAGAAGAGCCCAGGAAGAAACAGCAAAGGGCAGTGCAGGATACTGCGGGTTGTACCAAGAGAAGTAGGATTGATGTTGTCATGGAGAGGGCTCAGGCATGTCTTCAGAAAATCCAACGATTCAAGACCAGCAACAAGTGA
- the LOC107859674 gene encoding ATP-dependent zinc metalloprotease FTSH 6, chloroplastic, with the protein MSSALSLSASQFPLCKSQDFSKDTHNAKISSKETPCQKTHSDTRVDRRKLLSTSGLSLVAGTLSKPAARAETEAPVEATSSRMSYSRFLDYLNRGAVKKVDFFQNSAVAEILINPALNKVQRVKVQLPGLPPELVRKLEDKNIDFAAHLPEMNVIGPLLDLLGNLAFPLILLGALLLSSSSNTPGGPNLPFGLGRSKAKFQMEPNTGVTFDDVAGVDDAKQDFQEIVEFLKTPEKFAAVGAKIPKGVLLVGPPGTGKTLLAKAIAGEAGVPFFSLSGSEFIEMFVGVGASRVRDLFNKAKQNSPCIIFIDEIDAVGRQRGTGIGGGNDEREQTLNQLLTEMDGFTGNTGVIVIAATNRPEILDQALLRPGRFDRQVSVGLPDIKGREDILKVYSNKKLDKDVSLSVIAMRTPGFSGADLANLMNEAAILAGRRGKDKITSKEIDDSIDRIVAGMEGTTMTDGKNKILVAYHEVGHAVCATLTPGHDAVQKVTLIPRGQARGLTWFIPGEDPSLISKQQLFARIVGGLGGRAAEEVIFGEPEITTGAAGDLQQITQIARQMVTMFGMSEIGPWALTDPATQSGDVVLRMLARNQMSEKLAEDIDESVRHIIERAYEIAKNHIRNNREAIDKLVDALLEKETLTGDEFRAILSEFTDIPSANIDSKPIRELIEA; encoded by the exons ATGTCTAGTGCCCTTTCTTTGTCTGCCTCTCAGTTTCCCCTATGCAAATCCCAAGACTTCTCTAAAGATACTCACAATGCTAAAATCTCCAGCAAAGAAACCCCTTGTCAGAAAACACATTCAGACACCAGAGTAGACAGGAGGAAGCTGTTGAGTACTAGTGGCTTGAGCCTTGTAGCAGGGACTTTGTCTAAGCCAGCAGCAAGAGCTGAGACTGAAGCACCAGTTGAGGCAACATCAAGTAGAATGTCATATTCAAGATTCTTGGACTACTTGAATCGAGGTGCTGTCAAGAAAGTTGATTTCTTCCAGAATAGTGCTGTTGCTGAGATATTGATCAATCCCGCACTTAACAAAGTCCAGAGAGTTAAAGTTCAGCTGCCAGGATTGCCACCAGAATTGGTGAGGAAACTTGAAGACAAGAATATAGATTTTGCTGCTCATCTTCCTGAAATGAATGTAATTGGACCCCTTCTTGATTTACTTGGGAATTTAGCTTTTCCCTTGATATTGCTTGGTGCTTTGCTGTTGAGTAGTTCTTCAAATACACCTGGAGGGCCAAACTTGCCTTTTGGATTAGGAAG GAGCAAAGCCAAATTCCAGATGGAACCAAATACAGGAGTAACATTTGATGATGTGGCTGGAGTCGATGACGCAAAACAAGATTTTCAAGAGATTGTTGAATTCTTGAAGACCCCGGAAAAGTTTGCTGCAGTTGGAGCAAAGATTCCAAAAGGAGTGCTATTAGTAGGGCCACCAGGGACAGGGAAGACATTGCTGGCTAAGGCGATTGCCGGAGAAGCAGGAGTaccatttttctctctctctggGTCAGAGTTCATTGAGATGTTTGTTGGTGTTGGAGCTTCTAGAGTTAGGGACTTATTCAACAAGGCAAAACAAAATTCGCCTTGCATaatatttattgatgaaattgatgCTGTTGGGAGGCAGAGAGGAACTGGTATTGGTGGAGGTAATGATGAAAGAGAGCAGACACTCAACCAACTTCTCACTGAGATGGATGGTTTTACTGGAAACACTGGAGTCATTGTCATTGCTGCTACTAATCGGCCTGAAATTCTTGATCAAGCTTTGCTTAGACCTGGAAGGTTTGATAGACAG GTATCTGTTGGATTGCCTGATATAAAGGGAAGGGAAGACATATTGAAGGTTTACAGTAACAAGAAGCTTGATAAAGATGTGTCTCTAAGTGTTATTGCAATGAGAACACCAGGATTCAGTGGTGCAGATCTAGCAAACCTCATGAATGAAGCTGCCATTCTAGCTGGAAGGAGAGGAAAAGATAAGATTACCTCGAAAGAGATTGATGATTCCATCGATAGAATTGTTGCTGGAATGGAAGGAACGACCATGACAGACGGAAAGAACAAGATTCTAGTTGCATATCATGAAGTTGGACATGCTGTCTGCGC GACATTGACCCCTGGCCATGATGCAGTACAGAAAGTCACGTTGATCCCAAGAGGGCAAGCTCGCGGTCTTACATGGTTCATTCCTGGTGAAGATCCAAGCTTAATCTCTAAGCAGCAACTCTTTGCTAGAATAGTGGGAGGCTTAGGAGGTAGAGCAGCAGAGGAAGTAATTTTTGGTGAACCAGAAATCACTACTGGTGCAGCAGGAGACTTGCAACAAATAACTCAAATAGCACGACAG ATGGTGACAATGTTTGGGATGTCTGAGATCGGACCATGGGCGTTAACTGATCCAGCAACACAAAGTGGCGATGTGGTGCTAAGAATGCTAGCGAGGAATCAAATGTCAGAAAAACTAGCAGAAGACATCGATGAATCTGTGAGGCACATAATTGAGAGAGCATATGAAATTGCAAAGAACCACATAAGGAACAACAGGGAGGCAATCGACAAGTTGGTGGACGCGTTGCTAGAAAAGGAGACACTTACAGGAGATGAGTTCAGGGCCATTCTCTCAGAATTCACTGATATCCCATCAGCTAACATAGACAGTAAACCAATTAGGGAACTGATTGAGGCTTAA
- the LOC107859675 gene encoding uncharacterized protein LOC107859675 gives MCLVFVCDEDERVLQRQAAPGACPYCGGMIQALDVESQWRFCFLPLYFKTKRRYYCTLCTRRLIVQ, from the coding sequence ATGTGTTTGGTGTTTGTATGTGATGAAGATGAGAGGGTGTTACAAAGACAGGCAGCACCAGGGGCTTGTCCTTACTGTGGAGGGATGATTCAAGCCTTGGACGTGGAGAGTCAGTGGAGATTCTGCTTTCTCCCTCTTTATTTCAAGACTAAACGCAGATATTACTGTACCCTTTGCACCAGGCGTCTCATCGTCCAATAA
- the LOC107859673 gene encoding probable metal-nicotianamine transporter YSL7, with the protein MERSNSVNRNKKKDDDTQIQEEALDSVEKIFESKEVPPWRNQLTLRAFCVSFILGILFTFIVMKLSLTTGIIPSLNVSAGLLGFFFVKTWTKLLEKSGYLKQPFTRQENTVIQTSVVATSGIAFSGGFGSYLFAMSEVAAKQSTEANNAFNIKNPSLGWIIAFLFVVSFLGLFSVVPLRKIMIVDFKLTYPSGTATAHLINSFHTPQGAKLAKKQVKTLAKFFSFSFLWGFFQWFFTAGDDCGFASFPTFGLKAYENKFYFDFSATYVGVGMICPYLINISLLLGSILSWGIMWPLIQERKGHWFPADQSPSSLHGLQGYKVFIAIAMILGDGLYNFCKVFGRTLYGLYLQFRSKNEGAVLPVGGRPSPPETSMSFDDQRRTELFVKDQIPIWVSIVGYVVIAIVSTITLPYIFHQLKWYHIIVIYIFAPVLAFCNAYGCGLTDWSLASTYGKLAIFTIGAWAGASHGGVLAGLAACGVMMNIVSTASDLTQDFKTGYMTLASPRSMFVSQIIGTAMGCLISPCVFWLFYKAFPDLGTQGSAYPAPYALVYRNMSIIGVEGFSALPKNCLTLCCIFFVGAIVINAIRDLVGKNKAKYIPLPMAMAIPFYLGSYFAIDMCLGSLILFVWTKINKTKAEAFGPAVASGLICGDGIWTLPSSILALVGVKPPICMKFLSRNANTRVDGFLNS; encoded by the exons ATGGAAAGATCCAACAGTGTCAAcagaaacaaaaagaaagatgACGACACCCAAATACAAGAAGAAGCTTTAGATTCTGTAGAAAAGATTTTTGAGTCGAAAGAAGTGCCACCATGGCGGAACCAGTTAACTCTAAGGGCTTTTTGTGTGAGTTTCATATTGGGTATACTTTTCACATTCATTGTCATGAAACTGAGTCTTACAACTGGTATTATCCCTTCGCTCAATGTTTCTGCTGGACTTTTGGGCTTCTTTTTCGTCAAGACGTGGACTAAACTTCTTGAGAAATCTGGGTATCTCAAGCAACCTTTCACTCGTCAAGAAAATACCGTCATTCAGACCTCTGTTGTTGCGACGTCCGGCATTGCATTTAGCG GAGGTTTTGGAAGCTATCTGTTTGCCATGAGTGAAGTTGCTGCCAAACAGTCAACTGAAGCTAATAATGCATTTAATATTAAGAACCCCTCTTTGGGATGGATCATAGCATTTCTGTTCGTTGTGAGCTTTCTTGGGCTTTTCTCAGTGGTTCCTCTTCGTAAG ATTATGATCGTAGACTTCAAACTGACTTATCCAAGCGGCACTGCAACTGCTCACCTGATCAATAGTTTCCATACCCCACAAGGAGCTAAGCTAGCAAA GAAACAAGTGAAAACTCTGGCGAAGTTCTTCTCCTTCAGCTTCTTATGGGGTTTCTTCCAATGGTTTTTCACTGCTGGGGATGATTGTGGATTTGCGAGTTTTCCCACGTTTGGTCTCAAAGCATACGAAAACAA GTTTTACTTTGACTTCTCGGCAACATATGTTGGAGTAGGGATGATATGCCCTTATCTCATCAACATATCTTTGCTACTTGGATCTATCCTTTCATGGGGTATAATGTGGCCTCTGATTCAGGAAAGAAAGGGACATTGGTTCCCTGCAGATCAAAgtcccagcagccttcatggttTGCAGGGGTATAAG GTTTTCATAGCAATAGCCATGATCCTTGGTGATGGTCTCTACAATTTCTGCAAGGTATTTGGACGAACGTTGTATGGTTTGTATTTGCAGTTCCGCAGTAAAAATGAAGGGGCAGTCCTGCCAGTTGGTGGTCGTCCATCTCCTCCAGAGACTTCCATGTCTTTTGATGACCAGCGACGAACAGAGCTTTTCGTCAAGGATCAAATTCCAATATGGGTGTCCATAGTTGGTTATGTTGTTATTGCAATCGTTTCTACTATAACACTTCCATACATTTTCCATCAACTTAAGTGGTACCATATCATCGTGATTTATATCTTTGCTCCGGTCTTAGCCTTCTGTAATGCTTATGGTTGTGGTCTCACTGACTGGTCTTTGGCATCGACCTACGGAAAGCTGGCAATCTTTACAATTGGTGCATGGGCTGGGGCTTCTCATGGAGGGGTTCTTGCTGGACTAGCTGCATGTGGTGTCATGATGAACATAGTCTCAACTGCATCTGACCTAACACAGGACTTTAAGACTGGTTATATGACACTGGCTTCCCCACGGTCCATGTTTGTAAGTCAGATTATTGGCACAGCAATGGGTTGTCTCATATCCCCATGTGTATTTTGGCTTTTCTACAAGGCATTCCCCGACTTAGGTACCCAAGGTTCAGCATACCCTGCCCCTTATGCTCTGGTGTATCGTAACATGTCTATCATTGGAGTGGAAGGTTTCTCAGCTCTTCCGAAGAATTGCCTCACCCTTTGCTGCATATTCTTCGTAGGAGCTATCGTGATCAATGCCATCAGAGATCTTGTGGGAAAGAACAAGGCGAAGTACATTCCTCTCCCAATGGCGATGGCCATTCCCTTCTATCTTGGCTCCTACTTTGCTATTGATATGTGCCTCGGGAGCTTGATATTGTTCGTCTGGACAAAGATTAACAAGACCAAGGCTGAGGCATTTGGACCTGCCGTGGCTTCTGGTCTGATTTGCGGTGATGGGATCTGGACCTTACCCAGTTCAATACTGGCTTTGGTAGGAGTGAAACCACCCATTTGCATGAAGTTTCTGTCTAGGAATGCTAACACTAGGGTCGATGGTTTCTTAAATTCTTGA
- the LOC107859676 gene encoding protein LEAD-SENSITIVE 1 produces MSESRRWTMPEMAGILSNKILKDEIKPGDHIYSWRNAYLYAHHGIYVGDGMVIHFTRAAGQEIGTGTVLDRFIFSSSPSHPSDSPCPRCGDQSRTEGVISSCLECFLCGGELYLFKYGVSPGLFIAKPRGGTCTIAPSDPPEHVMHRAEFLLQNGFGVYNIFKNNCEDFAIYCKTGLLVFTNVSIGRSGQATSFLAATTAIVSSPLRFLTTGFSGLAAVGYGVYCISRYVSDIGVRRDVMKIPVERLIICPGPLESEPAAANTDTPKEKGS; encoded by the exons ATGTCGGAATCACGCCGGTGGACGATGCCGGAGATGGCCGGAATCCTCTCAAATAAGATCCTTAAAGATGAAATCAAGCCCGGAGATCACATCTATTCTTGGAGAAATGCTTATCTTTACGCTCATCATG GTATATATGTTGGCGATGGTATGGTTATCCATTTTACTCGAGCCGCAGGTCAAGAGATTGGAACTGGGACAGTTTTAGACCGTTTTATATTCAGCTCATCTCCTTCACATCCCTCTGACTCCCCATGTCCTAGATGTGGTGATCAATCAAGGACCGAAGGTGTTATCTCATCATGCCTCGAGTGTTTTCTTTGTGGGGGTGAACTGTATCTTTTTAAGTATGGTGTCTCTCCAGGGCTTTTTATTGCCAAACCTCGAGGAGGAACATGCACAATTGCCCCTTCTGATCCACCAGAGCATGTCATGCACCGTGCTGAATTTCTCCTTCAGAACGGTTTTGGGGTTTACAACATATTCAAGAACAACTGTGAGGATTTCGCAATCTACTGCAAGACCGGTTTGCTAGTCTTTACAAATGTCAGTATAGGCCGGAGTGGGCAGGCAACATCCTTTTTAGCTGCCACAACTGCTATTGTTTCATCACCACTGCGCTTTCTAACTACCGGTTTTTCTGGTCTGGCGGCTGTGGGTTATGGTGTTTACTGTATCAGCCGGTATGTTTCTGATATTGGTGTACGTCGTGATGTCATGAAGATCCCTGTTGAGAGACTTATCATATGCCCTGGCCCTCTAGAGTCTGAACCAGCTGCTGCTAATACTGATACACCAAAGGAAAAGGGGTCGTAG